A portion of the Channa argus isolate prfri chromosome 19, Channa argus male v1.0, whole genome shotgun sequence genome contains these proteins:
- the kbtbd2 gene encoding kelch repeat and BTB domain-containing protein 2: MSDLSERRPVNTDYAVSLLEQLKFFYEQKLLTDIVLLVEDTEFPCHKMVLATCSSYFRAMFMSGLSESKQTHVHLKNVDPATLQIIITYAYTGNLAITDSTVEPLYETACFLQVEDVLLQCKDYLVKKINAENCVRMLSIGDLFSCSELKQSAKRMVEHKFPMVYRQEAFLQLSHELLIDVLSSDNLNVEKEETVREAAMLWLEYNMEARSQHLSSVLSQIRIDALSEVTQRAWFQGLPPNDKSVVVQGLYKSMPKFFKPRLGMTKEEMLIFMEAMSEMQGEGYVMSGSLPTTVVCYSPQAEKVYKLCNPPGDLQKVGTLVTPDNDVFIAGGQIPLKNSITNHSKSGKLQAVFRSVDSFFWFDAQQNAWVPKTPMLCARIKPSLVYCEGFIYAIGGDNVGGELNKRTVERYDCEQDEWTMMSPLPFAWNWSTSVVAHSCIYVMTHDLMYCYFPRADTWVEMAMRKTSRCFASAAAFGDLIFYIGGLHVVSNSGLRLPTSTIDGSSVTVEIYDVNKNEWRQAANIPAKRYSDPCVRAVVLLNSLCIFMRETHMNERAKYAIYQYDMEMDRWYLRQPVSERVLWDLGKDFRCAVGKLYPSCLEESPWKPPTYLFCPDGVEEFEVDGELMTLPHV, translated from the exons ATGTCGGATCTCAGTGAGCGCAGGCCGGTCAACACGGACTACGCTGTGTCCCTCCTGGAGCAGCTCAAGTTTTTTTACGAACAGAAATTATTGACTGACATTGTGCTGCTGGTGGAGGACACTGAGTTCCCGTGTCATAAGATGGTCCTGGCCACGTGTAGCTCCTATTTCAG GGCGATGTTCATGAGTGGCCTGAGCGAGAGCAAACAGACCCACGTCCACCTGAAGAACGTGGACCCGGCCACCCTGCAGATCATCATCACCTACGCCTACACAGGCAACCTGGCCATCACAGACAGCACGGTGGAGCCGCTCTATGAGACTGCCTGCTTCCTACAG GTGGAAGACGTCTTGCTGCAGTGCAAAGACTATCTGGTGAAGAAGATAAACGCTGAGAACTGTGTCCGCATGCTGAGCATCGGCGACCTGTTCAGCTGTAGTGAACTAAAGCAGAGCGCCAAACGCATGGTTGAGCACAAGTTCCCCATGGTGTACCGACAGGAGGCCTTCCTGCAGCTCTCCCATGAGCTGTTGATAGACGTCCTGAGCAGCGACAACCTCAATGTGGAGAAGGAGGAGACAGTGCGTGAGGCAGCCATGTTGTGGTTGGAGTATAACATGGAGGCGCGCTCGCAGCACCTGTCCTCCGTGCTCAGTCAGATCCGCATCGATGCTCTATCAGAGGTTACACAGCGCGCCTGGTTCCAGGGTCTGCCACCTAATGACAAGTCTGTAGTGGTGCAGGGCCTCTACAAGTCCATGCCCAAGTTTTTCAAGCCTCGGTTAGGCATGACTAAGGAAGAGATGCTGATTTTCATGGAGGCCATGTCAGAAATGCAGGGGGAGGGCTATGTAATGTCTGGGTCTTTGCCTACTACGGTGGTATGTTATAGTCCGCAAGCAGAGAAAGTATACAAGCTCTGCAACCCCCCAGGAGATCTCCAGAAAGTGGGCACTCTTGTCACCCCAGACAATGATGTGTTCATTGCTGGTGGACAGATCCCTCTGAAAAACTCCATCACCAACCACAGCAAGAGTGGAAAATTACAGGCCGTGTTCCGCTCAGTTGATAGCTTTTTCTGGTTTGATGCCCAGCAGAACGCCTGGGTACCCAAAACCCCCATGCTGTGTGCACGAATCAAACCCTCGCTAGTTTACTGCGAGGGCTTCATCTATGCAATCGGGGGAGATAACGTTGGAGGAGAGCTGAACAAGCGCACAGTGGAGCGCTATGACTGTGAGCAGGATGAGTGGACCATGATGAGCCCCCTGCCTTTTGCTTGGAACTGGAGCACTTCAGTTGTGGCACACAGCTGCATCTACGTGATGACCCATGATCTGATGTACTGCTACTTCCCCCGAGCCGACACCTGGGTGGAGATGGCCATGCGCAAGACGAGCCGCTGTTTTGCCTCTGCGGCTGCCTTCGGTGACCTCATTTTCTACATCGGTGGGCTCCACGTGGTCAGCAACTCTGGCCTGCGTCTGCCAACGAGCACCATCGATGGCTCCTCTGTCACTGTAGAGATCTATGATGTCAACAAGAACGAGTGGCGCCAGGCTGCCAACATCCCTGCCAAGCGATACTCGGACCCATGTGTGCGCGCGGTGGTGCTGCTGAACTCTCTGTGCATTTTCATGCGTGAAACCCACATGAACGAGCGGGCAAAGTACGCCATCTATCAGTACGACATGGAAATGGACCGCTGGTACCTGCGTCAGCCGGTGTCTGAACGTGTGCTCTGGGATTTAGGTAAGGACTTCCGCTGTGCAGTGGGGAAGCTGTATCCCTCCTGCTTGGAGGAATCTCCTTGGAAACCCCCGACCTACCTCTTCTGCCCCGACGGAGTCGAAGAGTTCGAGGTGGATGGGGAGCTGATGACCCTCCCTCACGTATAG